From the Nonlabens marinus S1-08 genome, one window contains:
- a CDS encoding putative quinol monooxygenase, which translates to MKNLGLLATLHAKPEQAETVKNFIKGAVDLAKKEEKTLTWYSFQIDTTTFGIFDSFEDESGREAHLNGEIAKALMGKADELLTQAPDIKKIDILSAK; encoded by the coding sequence ATGAAAAACTTAGGATTATTAGCCACATTACATGCCAAACCAGAACAGGCAGAAACTGTAAAAAACTTTATTAAAGGAGCCGTTGATCTTGCTAAAAAGGAGGAGAAGACTTTGACATGGTACAGTTTTCAGATTGACACGACCACTTTTGGAATCTTTGATTCGTTTGAAGATGAATCTGGCAGAGAGGCACACTTGAACGGAGAGATCGCCAAAGCCTTAATGGGGAAAGCAGATGAACTTTTGACTCAAGCTCCAGATATTAAGAAGATCGACATACTTTCTGCAAAGTAG
- a CDS encoding DUF1801 domain-containing protein, with protein MKEEIKWGAPCYTSNGKNIVGLAAFKNHCAIWFHQGSLLEDPHHILINAQPGKTKMLRQVRFRESETTIHINTNKKRPI; from the coding sequence TTGAAAGAAGAAATAAAATGGGGAGCACCTTGCTATACGAGCAATGGCAAAAACATTGTTGGATTGGCAGCTTTCAAAAATCACTGTGCCATCTGGTTTCATCAAGGAAGCTTGCTGGAAGATCCACACCACATCTTAATCAACGCGCAACCTGGAAAAACGAAAATGTTGAGGCAAGTTCGCTTTCGCGAAAGCGAAACAACCATACACATTAATACAAACAAAAAAAGACCGATTTGA
- a CDS encoding DUF4382 domain-containing protein, translated as MKKYLSILMCTILTVSLFSCSDSDDSTQPARVSIRLVDAPGDYDNVFIDIQDVMIKYNDDGDEEVEIGAVNTGVYDLLELTGGASVILADDEIPAGRISQIRLVLGDDNTVVVDGQTFPLSTPSAQQSGLKLNVNQDLEGGIFYEFILDFDADKSIVQQGNGGYSLKPVIRTELVAQTGAISGTVVPTTVQTLVTATDGVNTISTFTNSLGEYRLSGVPEGTYTVTLEPDATAGLQTATIADVQVTVGQVTAVGETQLN; from the coding sequence ATGAAAAAGTACCTAAGTATTTTGATGTGTACCATTCTAACGGTATCTCTATTTTCCTGTAGCGATAGCGATGACAGTACACAACCCGCCCGGGTAAGCATTCGACTTGTGGATGCTCCTGGTGATTATGACAATGTTTTTATTGACATTCAGGATGTCATGATTAAGTATAATGATGATGGCGATGAAGAAGTCGAGATAGGAGCTGTCAACACAGGTGTTTATGACCTATTAGAATTAACAGGTGGCGCCAGCGTCATTCTAGCAGATGATGAAATTCCAGCAGGAAGAATCAGCCAAATAAGACTTGTATTGGGCGATGACAATACGGTTGTAGTTGATGGTCAGACGTTCCCGCTTTCCACTCCTAGCGCTCAACAATCTGGACTGAAATTGAATGTCAACCAAGATCTAGAAGGCGGGATTTTTTATGAGTTCATCCTTGATTTTGATGCGGACAAATCTATTGTTCAACAAGGCAATGGAGGATACTCTTTAAAGCCCGTGATTAGAACGGAATTGGTAGCTCAAACTGGTGCCATTTCCGGTACTGTTGTTCCTACTACCGTACAAACCCTGGTCACAGCAACAGATGGTGTCAATACCATTTCTACCTTTACCAATTCATTAGGTGAATATAGATTGAGTGGAGTTCCTGAAGGAACCTACACGGTAACATTAGAGCCTGATGCTACAGCTGGTCTTCAAACAGCTACCATTGCTGATGTTCAAGTAACCGTGGGACAAGTAACAGCAGTGGGTGAAACCCAATTGAATTAA
- a CDS encoding lipopolysaccharide kinase InaA family protein, which produces MSSENFVSNSLSRKQFQNILELFQDSDRKLGDDRNQIKIVQFEGRKLVVKSFKIPNAINRIVYRFFRKSKAERSYLNALYLKSRNLGTPEPLAYLEEIGPARFHQSYYVSEFVEHDFTFRELAADDTIKNKKEILKAFTQFIYQLHEANVYFLDNSPGNTLILISGNEYKFYLVDLNRMKFYDIPVKDRLKNFERLSPQKWMFDIMGAEYARLSQLDPEETINTMWNHVQAFQDHFQNKKKWKKRLKKIS; this is translated from the coding sequence ATGAGCAGTGAGAATTTTGTAAGTAATTCGCTTTCGCGAAAGCAGTTTCAAAATATCCTAGAATTATTTCAAGATTCTGATAGGAAATTAGGTGATGATCGCAATCAGATTAAGATCGTACAGTTTGAGGGTCGAAAACTGGTTGTCAAATCTTTTAAAATTCCAAATGCTATCAACCGTATTGTTTATCGATTTTTTAGAAAGTCCAAAGCAGAGCGATCTTACCTTAATGCGCTTTATCTCAAGTCTCGAAATTTAGGAACTCCAGAGCCATTAGCATATCTTGAAGAAATAGGTCCAGCGAGGTTCCATCAAAGTTATTATGTTAGTGAATTTGTAGAACATGATTTTACTTTCAGAGAGTTAGCTGCTGACGATACTATCAAAAATAAGAAGGAGATTTTGAAAGCCTTTACTCAGTTTATTTATCAACTCCATGAAGCAAATGTTTACTTTCTAGATAACTCGCCAGGGAACACTTTAATTTTAATATCAGGAAATGAGTACAAGTTCTATCTGGTAGATTTGAATCGTATGAAGTTTTATGATATTCCTGTAAAGGATAGGCTTAAAAACTTTGAACGTCTATCACCTCAAAAATGGATGTTTGACATCATGGGAGCAGAGTATGCTAGACTTTCTCAATTAGATCCTGAAGAGACCATAAATACCATGTGGAATCATGTTCAAGCATTTCAAGACCATTTCCAGAACAAGAAAAAATGGAAAAAGCGATTGAAAAAAATATCTTAA
- the pepT gene encoding peptidase T: MTHQEITERFISYITIDTESDPASDTTPSTEKQWDLARKLYQELIDMGMSDVSIDDHAYIMATLPSNVSHDVPVIGFISHFDSTPDFTGKNIKPQIIKNYDGGDIPLKGSDLILSPDYFEDLKQYKGQTIITTDGTTLLAADDKAGITEIMTAVKHLIDNPQIKHGAIKVGFTPDEEIGRGAHKFDVEKFDADWAYTMDGSQIGELEYENFNAAGAVVTFHGKIVHPGYAKGKMVNSMYIATEFVDSLPRLETPEHTEGYQGFFHLHNMKGAVEKTELHYIIRDHDKNHFDARKEVLYKLVADMNAQYEREVVSIEIKDQYFNMKEKVEPVMHIVNIAEQAMKDLDIEPLIKPIRGGTDGSQLSYMGLPCPNIFAGGHNFHGPYEYVPVESMIAASKVIVRIAELVAIAR; the protein is encoded by the coding sequence ATGACGCACCAAGAAATCACCGAAAGATTTATAAGTTACATCACCATTGATACAGAGTCAGATCCTGCCAGCGATACAACACCTAGCACAGAGAAACAATGGGATCTTGCCCGTAAATTGTATCAAGAATTGATCGATATGGGAATGAGTGATGTGAGTATTGATGATCATGCTTATATCATGGCAACGCTGCCCAGCAACGTGAGCCACGATGTGCCCGTTATCGGTTTTATTTCCCATTTTGATAGCACCCCAGATTTTACGGGAAAAAATATCAAGCCGCAGATTATCAAGAATTATGATGGTGGTGATATTCCACTTAAAGGGAGCGATTTGATTTTATCTCCTGATTATTTTGAGGATTTAAAGCAATATAAAGGTCAAACCATCATTACCACAGACGGTACGACACTCCTCGCTGCTGATGATAAGGCTGGAATCACAGAAATCATGACTGCCGTAAAACACTTGATCGACAATCCTCAAATTAAACATGGGGCGATAAAAGTCGGCTTCACTCCAGATGAAGAAATAGGTCGCGGTGCCCATAAATTTGATGTGGAAAAGTTTGACGCAGATTGGGCGTATACCATGGACGGTAGCCAAATAGGCGAGTTAGAATATGAGAACTTCAATGCTGCTGGAGCCGTAGTAACTTTCCATGGCAAAATAGTTCATCCAGGTTATGCTAAAGGTAAAATGGTGAACTCCATGTACATTGCTACTGAATTTGTAGATTCCTTACCTAGACTGGAAACCCCAGAACATACGGAAGGATATCAAGGTTTCTTTCACTTGCACAACATGAAAGGTGCAGTTGAAAAAACAGAACTTCACTATATCATTCGCGATCACGATAAGAATCATTTTGATGCTCGTAAAGAAGTCCTTTATAAATTGGTCGCTGACATGAACGCACAATACGAGCGTGAAGTAGTCAGTATAGAAATCAAGGATCAGTACTTCAATATGAAGGAAAAAGTAGAGCCCGTAATGCATATTGTAAACATTGCAGAGCAAGCCATGAAAGATTTAGATATTGAACCGCTCATTAAACCCATACGTGGTGGGACAGACGGTTCTCAATTGAGTTACATGGGATTACCTTGTCCTAACATTTTTGCAGGTGGACACAACTTCCACGGGCCTTATGAATATGTACCGGTAGAAAGCATGATTGCTGCCAGTAAGGTGATCGTTCGTATTGCGGAATTGGTAGCTATTGCTAGATAA
- a CDS encoding CCA tRNA nucleotidyltransferase — protein MADSFYKEAISSSVFKVVSQAAQDINVQAYVIGGFVRDFLLERGNKQDIDIVAVGSGIELAERTKKLLTQSTKISVFKNYGTAMIKTNDLELEFVGARKESYDRSSRNPIVEDGTLEDDQNRRDFTINAMAFSLQPDDYGRLLDPFHGLEDLEKKIIRTPLDPDITYSDDPLRMLRAIRFASQLDFVIEPASFASIKKNAYRIHIISNERIVTELNKIMLCDAPSHGFLLLEKSGLLELILPELTALKGIEEIEGQTHKDNFYHTLEVVDNISKNTDDLWLRWAAMFHDIGKAPTKRFSKKVGWTFHGHEFKGSKMVFHLFKRLRMPLNEKMKFVQKMVRMSSRPIAVIDEAATDSAVRRLVHDAGDHIEDLMTLCEADITTKNPKRFKKYHSNFQKVRDKIVEVEERDHVRNFQPPVSGEEIMKTFNLQPCREIGIIKSVIKEAILDGDIPNEHDAARALMLEKGRELGLTIA, from the coding sequence ATGGCCGATTCATTTTACAAGGAAGCCATCAGTTCCAGTGTCTTCAAAGTGGTAAGTCAAGCCGCTCAAGACATTAATGTTCAGGCCTACGTTATTGGTGGCTTTGTGAGAGACTTTTTACTTGAGCGAGGTAATAAGCAGGATATTGATATTGTAGCAGTAGGGAGTGGTATTGAGCTTGCGGAAAGGACAAAGAAACTACTTACTCAAAGCACAAAAATTAGTGTCTTTAAGAACTATGGTACCGCCATGATTAAGACTAACGATCTTGAACTGGAGTTTGTAGGAGCCCGAAAAGAAAGTTACGACCGCAGTAGCCGCAACCCGATTGTGGAAGATGGAACATTAGAGGATGATCAAAACAGGAGAGACTTTACGATTAATGCCATGGCGTTTTCTTTACAGCCAGATGATTATGGTCGTTTATTAGATCCTTTCCACGGCCTAGAGGATCTAGAAAAGAAAATCATTAGGACACCGCTGGATCCAGACATTACGTACAGCGATGACCCGTTACGCATGTTACGTGCCATACGATTTGCAAGCCAGTTGGATTTTGTGATTGAGCCTGCGTCTTTCGCAAGCATTAAAAAGAACGCCTATCGCATCCATATTATTTCCAATGAGCGTATTGTTACAGAACTGAATAAAATTATGCTGTGTGATGCACCGTCCCATGGTTTTTTACTCTTAGAAAAATCTGGATTATTAGAATTGATTTTACCTGAATTGACCGCGTTAAAAGGCATTGAAGAAATTGAAGGTCAAACACACAAGGATAATTTTTATCATACTCTCGAAGTCGTTGATAATATATCAAAAAACACAGATGACTTGTGGCTGCGCTGGGCAGCAATGTTTCACGATATAGGTAAGGCACCTACTAAGCGATTCAGTAAGAAAGTAGGCTGGACATTTCATGGTCATGAATTCAAGGGCTCTAAAATGGTGTTCCATTTGTTCAAAAGGCTGCGCATGCCGTTGAATGAAAAAATGAAATTTGTTCAAAAAATGGTACGCATGTCCTCGCGACCTATAGCGGTTATTGATGAAGCTGCTACGGATAGTGCCGTGCGCAGGCTGGTTCACGATGCCGGAGATCATATTGAGGATTTAATGACTTTATGTGAGGCTGACATCACCACTAAAAACCCAAAGCGCTTCAAAAAATACCACAGCAACTTTCAAAAAGTACGCGATAAAATAGTCGAGGTCGAGGAACGTGATCATGTGCGTAATTTCCAGCCACCAGTGAGTGGAGAGGAGATTATGAAAACTTTCAATCTACAGCCTTGTCGAGAAATAGGCATCATCAAATCAGTGATTAAAGAGGCTATATTAGACGGAGATATTCCTAATGAGCACGACGCTGCACGTGCACTGATGCTTGAAAAAGGCAGAGAGTTAGGGCTTACTATCGCCTGA
- a CDS encoding alpha amylase C-terminal domain-containing protein codes for MTRVPRENYSIGLPEAGNYKLLFKSNTTEYGASDFKVKKSFSAQKENWQYHNQCVELDLPPLEGESHLISKFKTHEIFAIHNHITFCVNCFGSNEFIRTFRGGT; via the coding sequence ATGACACGAGTACCGCGAGAAAACTACAGCATAGGATTGCCAGAAGCAGGCAATTACAAATTGCTTTTCAAAAGCAATACCACTGAATATGGCGCTAGTGATTTTAAGGTGAAAAAATCATTTTCTGCTCAAAAAGAAAATTGGCAATACCACAATCAATGCGTGGAATTGGATTTGCCGCCTTTGGAGGGGGAATCACATTTAATTAGTAAATTTAAAACTCATGAAATTTTTGCTATTCATAACCATATTACTTTTTGCGTCAACTGCTTCGGCTCAAATGAGTTCATCAGAACTTTTAGAGGAGGTACTTAA
- a CDS encoding GlcG/HbpS family heme-binding protein: MNITLKQAQAVIEKAMAKAKELNTKMNICVVDAGANQVAFVRMDGAWLGSADIALKKAKTARFFDMPSGEIGKLSQPGESLFNIEHSNGGLISFPGGIPMTDKDGTIIGAVGVSGSSVENDHEVAAAGASAI, encoded by the coding sequence ATGAATATCACATTAAAACAAGCCCAAGCCGTTATTGAAAAAGCAATGGCTAAAGCTAAAGAACTGAATACTAAAATGAACATCTGTGTTGTTGACGCAGGAGCAAATCAGGTCGCATTTGTCCGCATGGATGGTGCCTGGTTAGGAAGTGCAGATATTGCATTGAAAAAGGCCAAAACTGCAAGATTCTTTGACATGCCATCTGGCGAGATAGGAAAATTGTCACAACCAGGAGAATCACTGTTTAATATTGAGCATTCCAACGGTGGTTTAATTTCTTTCCCAGGAGGAATTCCCATGACAGATAAAGATGGAACCATCATCGGCGCGGTAGGCGTTAGTGGTAGCTCTGTAGAGAATGACCATGAGGTGGCAGCAGCAGGAGCTTCAGCTATTTAA
- a CDS encoding L-threonylcarbamoyladenylate synthase, producing MSKSDRHSNRRDQVRGRENKKTKEPKFDIPRKFVQEAVAHLKKGNTILYPTDTIYGIGCDATNFEAVEKIYAIKERDPSKSLLILVDSFPMLDQYIEEVPEMAWEVLKVNKDPLTIVFDRPKGVAENLIASDNSLAVRVTNDPLCREIIRGLRKPIVSTSANISGHPSPVHFEDISKELLERVDHVVDLPLPAKNLKPSAIMKISNDGLIKIIRK from the coding sequence ATGAGCAAAAGCGATAGACATAGTAATAGAAGAGACCAAGTTCGTGGCCGGGAAAACAAAAAGACCAAAGAGCCTAAATTTGACATTCCTAGAAAGTTTGTACAAGAAGCTGTAGCTCATTTAAAAAAGGGAAATACCATTTTGTACCCTACAGATACGATCTATGGTATAGGCTGTGATGCCACCAATTTTGAAGCAGTAGAAAAGATCTATGCTATCAAAGAACGTGACCCTTCTAAGTCGCTTTTGATTCTAGTGGACAGCTTTCCTATGCTCGATCAATATATTGAGGAGGTTCCTGAAATGGCCTGGGAAGTGCTTAAGGTCAACAAAGACCCGCTAACCATCGTTTTTGACCGACCCAAGGGTGTGGCAGAAAACCTGATCGCTAGCGATAATTCCCTTGCCGTTCGTGTCACAAACGATCCTTTGTGCCGGGAAATCATCAGAGGATTGCGCAAACCCATTGTTTCCACTAGCGCAAACATTAGCGGGCACCCATCGCCCGTGCATTTTGAGGATATTTCTAAGGAGCTGTTGGAACGTGTGGACCACGTGGTCGACCTTCCCCTACCAGCAAAAAACCTCAAGCCCAGTGCCATCATGAAGATTTCAAATGACGGCCTTATCAAGATCATTAGAAAATAA
- a CDS encoding PA3715 family protein, with translation MKFLLFITILLFASTASAQMSSSELLEEVLNQLEIKVENVEMRFLSEMVISDSEAILVFPEIAEQGEQYAIYHSHVLIVDRNDGSIKSRFSRKEEWFSDAIGIEAIEILFEPYQISNEYKVFGILIDYYVQSRANPYSSKNLSLFIIKEDTLERVLNDYIIYQYRGETNGTGDGEFEEIIGAIETIKSNQTLDNLQIIKTMRKIEFVDGVEEVTETSESTEVLTFKNGQYVQSN, from the coding sequence ATGAAATTTTTGCTATTCATAACCATATTACTTTTTGCGTCAACTGCTTCGGCTCAAATGAGTTCATCAGAACTTTTAGAGGAGGTACTTAATCAACTGGAGATTAAGGTAGAAAATGTAGAGATGCGATTTCTGTCTGAAATGGTTATTTCTGACTCGGAAGCTATTCTTGTTTTTCCGGAAATAGCAGAACAAGGAGAGCAATATGCTATTTACCATTCGCATGTACTCATTGTTGATAGAAACGATGGATCTATAAAATCAAGGTTTTCAAGAAAAGAGGAATGGTTTAGTGATGCTATAGGTATTGAAGCTATAGAAATTTTGTTTGAACCCTATCAAATATCAAACGAATACAAGGTTTTTGGAATTCTAATTGACTATTATGTCCAAAGTAGAGCAAATCCATATTCTTCTAAAAACCTAAGTTTATTTATAATTAAAGAAGATACGCTGGAGCGAGTTTTGAACGATTATATAATTTATCAGTACAGAGGAGAAACAAATGGAACGGGAGATGGAGAGTTCGAAGAGATCATTGGAGCGATTGAAACTATTAAGTCTAACCAAACTCTCGATAATCTACAGATTATTAAAACTATGCGAAAAATAGAATTTGTGGATGGAGTGGAAGAGGTTACTGAAACATCGGAAAGCACAGAGGTATTGACATTTAAAAATGGTCAGTACGTTCAATCCAACTAA
- a CDS encoding SRPBCC family protein, whose product MPKIVLETHVEAPIELVFDLARSIDLHQNSLKHTYEKAIAGRITGLVEEGETVTWQATHFGIKQQLTSLITEVQPHHFFADEMVSGAFKRFRHEHHFISSSNGTMIMKDVFDYDSPLGIIGKIADSLFLKKYMSQLLEHRNAILKKTAEGEDWKSINGMCASYSN is encoded by the coding sequence ATGCCAAAGATCGTTCTAGAAACTCATGTTGAAGCACCAATTGAATTAGTTTTTGATCTGGCTCGAAGTATAGATCTTCATCAAAATTCGCTAAAACACACTTATGAAAAAGCCATCGCAGGTAGAATTACCGGGCTGGTGGAGGAAGGTGAAACGGTTACTTGGCAAGCGACGCATTTTGGTATCAAGCAACAATTGACCAGTCTGATTACAGAGGTTCAACCACATCACTTTTTTGCAGACGAGATGGTGTCTGGAGCATTTAAAAGATTTAGACATGAACATCATTTTATCTCCTCCAGCAATGGTACAATGATTATGAAAGATGTTTTTGATTACGACTCGCCATTGGGGATTATAGGGAAAATAGCCGACTCGCTTTTTCTCAAAAAATATATGAGTCAATTATTAGAGCATCGCAACGCAATTTTGAAAAAAACTGCCGAAGGTGAGGATTGGAAGTCTATCAACGGCATGTGCGCTTCCTATTCGAACTGA
- a CDS encoding DUF4136 domain-containing protein, which yields MNYLKTLLLIAVATGIYSCGPAVTTTKPTNDSLKKYSTFAYLPNAAIDMPENSFSADSVNAMVLQQVNDKMMDAGYELDRSNPDLLVLVSTKVNQQTETDTDPVYARYGFYNRPGLNVNPYYNNYYYRGYSTYPTVVGYDTDTYQYKDGTLIVQLVDRESRETVWKGISSTSIYDSSTTVALTNLVNAIFEEYPLMNN from the coding sequence ATGAACTATTTAAAAACATTACTCTTAATTGCTGTCGCCACCGGAATCTACAGCTGTGGTCCAGCAGTTACGACCACTAAGCCGACTAATGACAGTCTTAAGAAATATTCCACATTTGCTTATTTACCTAATGCAGCTATTGACATGCCTGAAAATTCTTTTAGCGCAGATAGTGTGAATGCTATGGTATTGCAACAGGTTAATGATAAAATGATGGATGCAGGATATGAACTAGACCGATCGAATCCTGATTTATTGGTTTTAGTGAGTACTAAAGTAAACCAACAAACTGAAACTGATACGGATCCAGTATATGCTAGATATGGGTTTTACAACCGTCCTGGATTAAATGTAAACCCTTATTATAATAATTATTACTACCGTGGATATTCTACCTACCCAACAGTGGTGGGATATGATACAGATACCTACCAGTATAAGGATGGAACTCTGATTGTCCAATTAGTTGATCGTGAGTCTCGTGAGACCGTATGGAAAGGCATCAGCAGTACTAGTATTTATGATAGTAGTACTACCGTCGCCTTAACTAATTTGGTGAATGCTATTTTCGAGGAATACCCCTTGATGAATAATTAA
- a CDS encoding mechanosensitive ion channel family protein, with protein sequence MLTLLQDVLEQKPDVEGEIDVNPGNFIEKIDTWLDGFVRILPNVLIAIGLFIAILYLAGWIGGVVRKQLRNRNRSNFGEVLGSFTKWILVIFGFAVCITIIAPSLSFGDLIGGLGVSSVAIGFAFQDILQNWLAGILILTRQPFRIGDEIEVNGMKGRVDRIETRATVITTYDGIDIVVPNNDIYTNAVKVITAHNYVRSQYDLGLGYDQPYEKAVKIIRETLQSIEGIAQDKPIDILNWDQADSWLTIRMRWWTDSKRGNVVKTFSEVIVKTQHTLDDEGINLPFPTMVQVRDAHDVKEAQKRADRKNADVIKDDENQQKEKSKKKEQEDYTDKNADKVSTKQALDKEDREGDSKYTE encoded by the coding sequence ATGCTAACACTATTACAAGACGTACTTGAACAAAAACCTGATGTTGAAGGAGAGATCGATGTCAATCCAGGGAATTTTATTGAGAAAATAGATACTTGGTTAGATGGTTTCGTAAGGATTTTACCTAACGTTCTTATCGCTATAGGTCTATTCATAGCCATTCTTTACTTGGCCGGTTGGATAGGTGGAGTAGTGCGCAAACAATTAAGGAATAGAAATAGATCCAATTTTGGGGAAGTTCTGGGAAGTTTTACCAAATGGATTCTGGTCATATTTGGTTTTGCAGTATGTATAACGATTATTGCGCCCAGCCTCAGTTTTGGTGACTTGATTGGTGGATTGGGCGTGAGTAGTGTTGCCATAGGGTTTGCTTTTCAAGATATTCTTCAAAACTGGCTTGCAGGTATTTTGATCTTGACTCGTCAACCTTTTAGAATAGGAGATGAGATTGAGGTTAATGGAATGAAAGGTCGCGTGGATCGCATTGAAACCCGTGCCACAGTGATTACTACCTATGATGGTATCGACATTGTCGTTCCTAACAATGATATTTATACTAACGCGGTGAAAGTCATAACCGCTCATAATTATGTAAGGTCTCAATATGATCTAGGATTGGGTTATGATCAGCCTTATGAAAAAGCTGTGAAAATCATACGCGAGACACTGCAAAGTATAGAAGGAATTGCACAGGATAAACCTATAGATATTCTCAACTGGGATCAAGCCGATAGCTGGCTAACGATTCGTATGCGTTGGTGGACAGACTCAAAACGCGGCAATGTGGTAAAAACCTTTAGCGAGGTCATTGTCAAAACGCAACATACGCTGGATGATGAGGGCATAAATTTACCGTTCCCAACAATGGTACAAGTGCGAGATGCGCATGATGTAAAAGAAGCCCAAAAACGAGCGGATCGTAAAAATGCCGATGTCATCAAAGATGATGAAAACCAGCAAAAAGAAAAGTCAAAGAAAAAAGAACAGGAGGACTACACTGATAAAAATGCAGATAAAGTGAGTACCAAGCAGGCACTGGACAAGGAAGACCGAGAAGGCGACTCCAAGTACACAGAATAA
- a CDS encoding DUF1573 domain-containing protein yields the protein MKKIVLIFAAVAAMSLTSCNENASAKIDEANLTAAANRESVKADFPVMTFNEPEYDFGTVTEGTVVEKEYTFKNTGNSPLIIVNAKGSCGCTVPTWTKEPVAPGEEGTMLVKFNTSGKPDAQSKTVTIKTNTEAGQEMIVIKGYVSPKGGATPNA from the coding sequence ATGAAAAAAATTGTTTTAATTTTTGCAGCAGTAGCTGCGATGTCACTAACAAGTTGTAACGAGAATGCTTCTGCTAAAATTGACGAGGCAAACTTAACTGCTGCGGCTAATCGTGAGTCTGTAAAGGCTGATTTCCCAGTAATGACTTTTAACGAGCCAGAATATGATTTTGGAACGGTCACTGAAGGTACTGTAGTAGAGAAGGAATACACATTCAAAAACACAGGAAACTCTCCTTTGATCATCGTAAACGCAAAAGGTAGCTGTGGTTGTACGGTTCCTACATGGACTAAAGAGCCAGTGGCACCAGGAGAAGAAGGAACTATGCTAGTAAAATTCAATACTAGTGGTAAGCCAGATGCTCAAAGCAAAACGGTGACTATCAAAACCAATACGGAAGCTGGTCAAGAAATGATCGTCATTAAGGGTTATGTATCTCCTAAAGGTGGAGCTACTCCTAACGCCTAA
- the yajC gene encoding preprotein translocase subunit YajC, whose amino-acid sequence MDMNQIIGFAPYILIVIVFYFLIIRPQSKRRKEEKQFAESLKVGDRVIMSSGIHGKVNQINADKGTVMVETGAGKMLFERSAVSVELTKKLNTPDEKK is encoded by the coding sequence ATGGATATGAATCAGATTATAGGGTTTGCACCTTATATACTTATCGTGATTGTTTTTTATTTCTTGATCATTAGGCCACAGTCTAAAAGAAGAAAAGAAGAAAAACAATTTGCAGAGTCATTGAAAGTAGGAGACCGTGTGATTATGTCTAGCGGTATTCACGGCAAAGTGAATCAAATCAATGCCGATAAAGGAACGGTGATGGTTGAAACAGGAGCTGGTAAAATGCTCTTTGAGCGATCTGCAGTTTCAGTAGAGCTCACTAAGAAATTAAATACTCCAGACGAGAAAAAGTAA